In Halobaculum rubrum, the following are encoded in one genomic region:
- a CDS encoding GYD domain-containing protein produces MLTYTVLADANEAQFQNPQELVSIRGGVREDIERLGAELRESHALVGGYDFLLTFEVEDEEAALQVAIAIEGHGLDTETMRAIPIERMGELVEDL; encoded by the coding sequence ATGTTGACATACACCGTACTCGCGGACGCGAACGAGGCGCAGTTCCAGAACCCGCAGGAACTGGTGTCGATCCGGGGCGGCGTCCGGGAGGACATCGAACGCCTCGGGGCCGAACTCCGGGAGAGTCACGCGCTCGTCGGCGGGTACGACTTCCTGCTCACCTTCGAGGTCGAGGACGAGGAGGCGGCCCTCCAGGTCGCGATCGCCATCGAGGGGCACGGGCTGGACACCGAGACGATGCGCGCGATCCCGATCGAGCGCATGGGCGAGCTCGTCGAGGACCTCTGA
- a CDS encoding NAD(P)-binding protein, which yields MTDTTLDTDADYDALVVGGGVAGLTAATFLARADLATLVVDGDESILRRNAHLENVPGFPAGVNARLFADMLRDQAERNGAEIRTGFVEGVTGETGGFTAAVDDGTAVTAARVVAASWSDLDYLDGLGVEARDAGSKRYAEEHALSRTSVDGVYAAGRIAERYHQAVVAAGHGAEAAITLLHDAEVPFYHDWVVPEGYFTDRGREVPPGCEEITAAEQERRAAESRETMRAYFAEEHPDRQRTHPSLVDDDLGRVDPEWYDVGGGDDGDLGDDGTADGEATEDDD from the coding sequence ATGACCGATACGACCCTCGACACGGATGCTGACTACGACGCGCTCGTCGTGGGCGGCGGCGTCGCCGGCCTCACCGCGGCGACGTTTCTCGCGCGCGCCGACCTCGCGACGCTCGTCGTCGACGGCGACGAGTCGATCCTCCGCCGCAACGCCCATCTGGAGAACGTCCCCGGCTTCCCCGCCGGCGTCAACGCCCGCCTGTTCGCGGACATGCTCCGCGATCAGGCCGAGCGCAACGGCGCCGAGATCAGGACCGGGTTCGTCGAGGGCGTCACCGGCGAGACCGGCGGGTTCACCGCCGCCGTCGACGACGGCACCGCGGTCACGGCCGCGCGGGTCGTCGCGGCGTCGTGGTCGGATCTCGACTACCTCGACGGCCTCGGCGTCGAGGCTCGCGACGCCGGGAGCAAGCGCTACGCCGAGGAGCACGCCCTCAGTCGCACCTCCGTCGACGGCGTGTACGCCGCCGGCCGGATCGCCGAGCGCTATCACCAGGCGGTCGTCGCCGCGGGCCACGGCGCCGAGGCGGCGATCACCCTGCTGCACGACGCCGAGGTACCCTTCTATCACGACTGGGTCGTCCCCGAGGGGTACTTCACCGACCGCGGGCGGGAGGTGCCGCCCGGCTGTGAGGAGATCACCGCCGCCGAGCAGGAACGCCGCGCCGCCGAGTCCCGGGAGACGATGCGGGCGTACTTCGCCGAGGAACACCCCGATCGGCAGCGGACCCATCCGAGCCTCGTCGACGACGACCTCGGCCGGGTCGACCCAGAGTGGTACGATGTCGGCGGCGGCGACGACGGCGACCTCGGCGACGACGGGACGGCCGACGGCGAGGCCACCGAGGACGACGACTGA
- the coaBC gene encoding bifunctional phosphopantothenoylcysteine decarboxylase/phosphopantothenate--cysteine ligase CoaBC, whose amino-acid sequence MSDLLADTNVALGVSGSIAAVKVVELAHELRRHGASVRAVMTDAATGIIHPWAVEFATERDVVTEITGSVEHVELCGRDGWADVLLLAPATANTVGKIAGAVDDTPVTTCATTALGADVPVVCAPAMHEPMYDHPGVLDAIDRVESWGVEFVDPRIEEGKAKIATEDAIVTATARAAGDRPLAGSHVVVTAGATSEAVDDVRVLTNRSSGRTGRAVARALAVRGADVTLLHDADAARGPGDDGDVSYADVIDVESAAEMTDAALAACVDADALISAAAIADYSVAQQEGKIRSGEASLTLELSPTPKLLDTVREEYPDLCLVGFKAEPGGDDETLAAKARETLDRVDLAFVVANDAAVMGAADTRALVVRRDGFDAYRGSKLGLGLRVADELATVIRDG is encoded by the coding sequence ATGAGCGATCTCCTCGCCGACACCAACGTCGCGCTCGGCGTCTCCGGCTCCATCGCGGCCGTGAAGGTGGTCGAACTCGCCCACGAGCTCCGACGCCACGGCGCCTCGGTCCGCGCGGTGATGACGGACGCGGCGACCGGGATAATACACCCGTGGGCCGTCGAGTTCGCGACCGAGCGCGACGTCGTCACCGAGATCACCGGCTCCGTCGAACACGTCGAGCTGTGCGGTCGCGACGGCTGGGCGGACGTGCTCCTCCTCGCGCCGGCGACCGCCAACACCGTCGGCAAGATCGCCGGCGCCGTCGACGACACGCCGGTCACGACCTGCGCGACGACCGCGTTGGGGGCCGACGTGCCGGTCGTGTGCGCGCCGGCGATGCACGAGCCGATGTACGACCACCCCGGGGTGTTGGACGCGATCGATCGCGTGGAGTCGTGGGGCGTCGAGTTCGTCGACCCGCGGATCGAGGAGGGAAAAGCGAAGATCGCGACCGAGGACGCGATCGTCACGGCGACGGCGCGCGCCGCCGGGGATCGACCACTGGCCGGGAGCCACGTCGTCGTCACCGCCGGGGCGACGAGCGAGGCCGTCGACGACGTGCGCGTGCTCACGAACCGCTCGTCCGGGCGCACCGGCCGGGCGGTCGCACGGGCGCTCGCCGTCCGCGGCGCCGACGTGACGCTCCTCCACGACGCGGACGCGGCGAGGGGGCCGGGCGACGACGGGGACGTGTCGTACGCCGACGTGATAGACGTGGAGTCGGCCGCGGAGATGACCGACGCCGCGCTCGCGGCCTGTGTCGACGCCGACGCGCTGATATCGGCGGCGGCCATCGCAGACTACTCCGTGGCACAACAGGAGGGGAAGATACGGTCCGGCGAGGCATCGCTGACGCTGGAGCTGTCGCCCACACCGAAACTGCTCGACACCGTTCGCGAGGAGTACCCCGATCTGTGCCTCGTGGGATTCAAGGCGGAGCCCGGGGGCGACGACGAGACGCTCGCCGCGAAGGCGCGCGAGACGCTGGATCGGGTCGATCTCGCGTTCGTCGTCGCCAACGACGCCGCCGTGATGGGTGCCGCCGACACCCGCGCGCTCGTCGTCCGACGGGACGGGTTCGACGCCTACCGCGGGTCGAAGCTCGGGCTCGGGCTCCGTGTCGCCGACGAACTCGCGACCGTGATACGGGACGGGTAG
- a CDS encoding monovalent cation/H+ antiporter subunit E codes for MTDGDAAPAGDVVVPVKESNTLRNTVGYVVRQVVESGEPSTLHFVYPLSSRGTVGDEHDRATDLLERIELWVEEDREENDESVSVETAVIGADEYLFSPGDYTDAIAEYAERQGVDRVVLDPEYRPTGTTPLLPALEREIRGTGLDVEEAPVERETRRGRLARRSGLGQFLLLFGLSAGFYLFLAGWSLKPYTIITGVVSAGAVAATLWHVSFTGAISPRRLATQFGRLGLYAVFLLWEIAKANLQIAYVVLHPSLPIDPKMVEFDADVWSTVPAATLANSITLTPGTLTVDVERRHFTIHSLTAGAREDLLDGKLERAVRFVFYGRSAARRPTPSEREEVEE; via the coding sequence GTGACCGACGGGGACGCCGCACCCGCCGGCGACGTCGTTGTTCCCGTCAAGGAGTCGAACACGCTCCGGAACACGGTCGGGTACGTCGTCCGACAGGTCGTCGAGTCCGGCGAGCCGTCGACGCTGCACTTCGTGTACCCGCTGTCGAGCCGCGGGACGGTCGGCGACGAGCACGACCGCGCGACCGACCTGCTCGAACGGATCGAGCTGTGGGTCGAGGAAGACCGAGAGGAGAACGACGAGTCGGTGTCCGTGGAGACGGCGGTCATCGGTGCCGACGAGTACCTGTTCAGCCCCGGCGACTACACCGATGCGATCGCCGAGTACGCCGAGCGGCAGGGAGTCGACCGGGTCGTGCTCGACCCCGAATACCGACCGACCGGCACGACGCCGCTGCTCCCGGCACTGGAGCGGGAGATCCGCGGAACGGGCCTCGATGTCGAGGAGGCGCCCGTCGAGCGGGAAACCCGACGGGGACGGCTCGCCCGCAGGTCGGGCCTCGGGCAGTTCCTGCTGCTGTTCGGTCTGTCGGCGGGCTTCTATCTGTTTCTCGCCGGCTGGTCGCTCAAGCCGTACACGATCATCACCGGTGTGGTGTCCGCCGGGGCGGTCGCCGCCACGCTGTGGCACGTGTCGTTTACCGGCGCGATCAGTCCGCGTCGACTGGCCACCCAGTTCGGACGACTGGGCCTGTACGCGGTGTTTCTGTTGTGGGAGATCGCGAAGGCGAACCTCCAGATCGCGTACGTGGTGCTGCACCCGTCCCTGCCGATCGACCCGAAGATGGTCGAGTTCGACGCGGACGTGTGGTCGACCGTCCCGGCGGCGACGCTGGCGAACAGCATCACCCTCACCCCGGGGACCCTGACGGTCGACGTCGAGCGTCGGCACTTCACCATCCATTCGCTGACCGCCGGCGCTCGCGAGGACCTCCTCGACGGCAAACTCGAACGGGCAGTCAGGTTCGTCTTCTACGGCCGATCTGCGGCCCGCCGTCCGACGCCGAGCGAGCGCGAGGAGGTGGAGGAGTGA
- a CDS encoding cation:proton antiporter: MSLVADALLTAAAGFMLISVVVLYRAVKGPTMQDRVIAVNVVGSNTVVVAALIAAATDTPGALDIALVYALLNFLMSIAISKFTVERGGVL; encoded by the coding sequence GTGAGCCTCGTCGCCGACGCCCTGTTGACGGCGGCCGCGGGGTTCATGCTCATCTCGGTGGTGGTGCTGTACCGCGCAGTGAAGGGCCCGACGATGCAGGACCGCGTCATCGCGGTGAACGTCGTCGGCTCGAACACGGTGGTGGTCGCGGCGCTGATCGCGGCCGCGACCGACACGCCGGGCGCGCTCGACATCGCGCTCGTGTACGCGCTGCTCAACTTCCTGATGAGCATCGCGATCTCGAAGTTCACCGTCGAGCGCGGAGGTGTGCTGTAG
- a CDS encoding DUF4040 domain-containing protein has product MTPVEWAVLAFVLGAALATALLRDVLASIIAFAAYSLGIAVVWLLLRAPDVGLTEAAVGAGVTTVLFLLTIAKTVRPAGDDLFIDVDLTAVGVSGLLVAALATTLSALPPVGSSSTPVATSRVSNYYLENAYTETGVENAVTAVLAAYRGFDTLGEAVVVFAALIGLLVVLDRGVLA; this is encoded by the coding sequence GTGACACCCGTCGAGTGGGCGGTCCTCGCGTTCGTTCTCGGGGCGGCGCTGGCGACGGCGCTGCTTCGCGACGTGCTCGCGTCGATCATCGCCTTCGCGGCGTACAGCCTCGGGATCGCCGTCGTCTGGCTGCTGTTGCGCGCGCCGGACGTGGGGCTGACCGAGGCGGCCGTCGGCGCCGGCGTGACGACGGTGTTGTTCCTGTTGACGATCGCCAAGACCGTTAGACCAGCCGGAGACGACCTGTTCATCGACGTCGACCTGACGGCGGTCGGCGTCTCCGGGCTGCTCGTGGCCGCGCTGGCGACGACGCTGTCGGCGTTGCCGCCGGTCGGCTCGTCGTCGACGCCGGTCGCGACTTCGCGGGTGTCGAACTACTACCTGGAGAACGCCTACACCGAGACCGGCGTCGAGAACGCCGTGACGGCGGTGCTTGCGGCCTACCGCGGGTTCGACACCCTCGGGGAGGCGGTCGTCGTGTTCGCCGCGCTCATCGGACTGCTGGTCGTGCTCGACCGGGGGGTGTTGGCATGA
- a CDS encoding MnhB domain-containing protein, giving the protein MSSSSTADGDDEFSVANGPDRPYVESPIIMATVRIVAPFVFTLGAFVMFHGADSAGGGFQGGVIVGTAILMIAIAFGVGPTRDWLSASMLTVLVVFGVALFMGIGLAAVASGGAFLEYTAIPVAHSSKYGIELVEVGIGIIVSVTVVGLFFALAAGHSNEDDEEVAE; this is encoded by the coding sequence ATGAGCTCGTCGTCGACGGCCGACGGCGACGACGAGTTCTCCGTCGCGAACGGCCCCGATCGGCCGTACGTCGAGAGCCCGATCATCATGGCCACCGTCCGCATCGTCGCGCCGTTCGTGTTCACGCTCGGCGCGTTCGTGATGTTCCACGGCGCCGACTCCGCCGGCGGCGGCTTCCAGGGCGGCGTCATCGTCGGGACCGCGATCCTGATGATCGCGATCGCCTTCGGCGTCGGGCCGACCCGCGACTGGCTCTCCGCGTCGATGCTCACGGTGCTCGTCGTCTTCGGCGTCGCGCTGTTCATGGGGATCGGCCTCGCCGCGGTCGCCTCCGGCGGCGCGTTCCTCGAGTACACGGCCATTCCGGTGGCACACTCCAGCAAGTACGGTATCGAACTGGTCGAGGTCGGGATCGGGATCATCGTCTCCGTGACCGTCGTCGGCCTGTTCTTCGCGCTGGCGGCGGGCCACTCGAACGAGGACGACGAGGAGGTGGCGGAGTGA
- a CDS encoding cation:proton antiporter subunit C, with product MIDVLVDRAYFVVAFLLLGIGAHMVIGDRNLVKKVIGMNVFQSGIFLFLIASAYVTGASAPLLSEPGPYVSPLPHVLILTAIVVGVSLTAVALGLIVRIYGEYGTLRADVVTEVNDGE from the coding sequence GTGATCGACGTGCTCGTCGACCGGGCGTACTTCGTCGTCGCGTTCCTGCTGCTCGGGATCGGCGCCCACATGGTGATCGGGGATCGAAACCTCGTCAAGAAGGTGATCGGGATGAACGTCTTCCAGTCCGGGATCTTCCTGTTCCTCATCGCCTCGGCGTACGTGACCGGCGCGTCCGCGCCGCTGCTGTCGGAGCCGGGGCCGTACGTGAGCCCGCTGCCGCACGTACTCATCCTGACGGCCATCGTCGTCGGGGTGAGCCTCACCGCGGTGGCGCTTGGACTCATCGTCCGTATCTACGGGGAGTACGGAACGCTCCGCGCGGACGTGGTCACGGAGGTGAACGACGGTGAGTGA
- a CDS encoding monovalent cation/H+ antiporter subunit D family protein: protein MSDLPALLVVLPILGALVSLLAGVRFDRSGWYVAAATLSVQVAGAVAFAADGLSGAPGSYAVGDFTIPYGIELLVDGLSATMVVLVAVVALGVLAYARRAGPRSNQFYSTYLLLVTGLTGMSITGDAFNMYVFLEITGLTAYALVASGEGGRSAVAGLKYLLVGTFGASLYLLGVGYAYVATGTLNMADLSTELAAVGYASPLVRASFAFVVVGLFVKVAMFPLHTWQPEAYAGSPDSVSALIASLVSTVSAYALVRIVLTVFTPEFLDAVPFARPLLAATAAVSIVVGSGLAVAQTEIKRMLAYSSVSQFGLVVAALSVTNATALVGLTVHLVGHAVMKGGLFLAAGLVATGVGGRSVADFDGLGSRMPAAAAAFGVLTLGMVGVPPAIGFFGKWYIVVGTLEAGAWGLAVVILLSTLLTLAYFARLLERMFFREAPAAAETGSADAAVADGGEGRDAGGHSSADRGVSLGMVAVVVAAALLAVGLGAAVPAYESALAPTVEVLLS, encoded by the coding sequence GTGAGTGACCTCCCGGCGCTGCTGGTCGTGCTCCCGATCCTCGGGGCGCTCGTGTCGCTGCTCGCGGGGGTTCGCTTCGACCGCTCCGGGTGGTACGTCGCGGCGGCGACGCTGTCGGTGCAGGTCGCCGGCGCGGTCGCGTTCGCCGCCGACGGGCTCTCGGGCGCTCCCGGGAGCTACGCCGTCGGGGACTTCACGATCCCGTACGGGATCGAACTCCTCGTCGACGGGCTGTCGGCGACGATGGTCGTGCTGGTGGCGGTCGTCGCGCTCGGCGTGCTCGCGTACGCACGTCGCGCCGGACCGCGCTCGAACCAGTTCTACTCGACGTATCTCCTGCTCGTCACCGGGCTCACCGGGATGTCGATCACCGGTGACGCGTTCAACATGTACGTGTTCCTCGAGATCACCGGCCTAACCGCCTACGCGCTCGTCGCCAGCGGCGAGGGCGGCCGCTCGGCGGTGGCGGGCCTGAAGTACCTGCTCGTGGGGACGTTCGGCGCCTCGCTGTACCTGCTGGGCGTCGGCTACGCGTACGTCGCCACGGGGACGCTGAACATGGCCGACCTGTCGACCGAGCTCGCCGCCGTCGGCTACGCGTCGCCGCTCGTCCGGGCGTCGTTCGCGTTCGTCGTCGTCGGGCTGTTCGTCAAGGTCGCGATGTTCCCGCTGCACACCTGGCAGCCGGAGGCGTACGCCGGCTCGCCCGACTCGGTGAGCGCGCTCATCGCCTCGCTCGTGTCGACGGTGAGCGCGTACGCGCTCGTCCGGATCGTGCTCACGGTGTTCACGCCGGAGTTCCTCGACGCGGTCCCGTTCGCGCGCCCGCTGCTGGCGGCGACGGCCGCCGTCAGCATCGTCGTGGGGAGCGGGCTCGCGGTCGCACAGACGGAGATCAAGCGGATGCTCGCGTACTCCTCGGTGTCGCAGTTCGGGCTCGTCGTCGCCGCGCTGTCGGTGACGAACGCGACGGCGCTGGTCGGACTGACGGTCCACCTCGTTGGCCACGCGGTGATGAAGGGCGGGCTGTTCCTCGCGGCCGGGCTCGTCGCCACCGGCGTCGGCGGTCGCTCCGTCGCCGACTTCGACGGGCTCGGCTCGCGGATGCCCGCCGCTGCGGCCGCCTTCGGCGTGCTCACGCTCGGAATGGTGGGCGTGCCGCCGGCGATCGGCTTCTTCGGCAAGTGGTACATCGTCGTCGGCACGCTGGAGGCGGGCGCGTGGGGGCTCGCGGTCGTCATCCTCCTGTCGACGCTGCTGACGCTCGCGTACTTCGCGCGCCTGCTCGAACGGATGTTCTTCCGCGAGGCGCCCGCCGCGGCCGAGACCGGCTCGGCCGACGCCGCCGTCGCCGACGGCGGCGAGGGACGCGACGCCGGCGGCCACTCCTCGGCCGACCGCGGCGTCTCGCTCGGAATGGTTGCCGTCGTCGTCGCGGCAGCCTTGCTCGCCGTCGGCCTCGGGGCGGCCGTCCCGGCGTATGAGTCCGCGCTCGCCCCGACCGTGGAGGTGCTCCTCTCATGA
- a CDS encoding cation:proton antiporter, protein MTEITSLRPLAAVLVSAVAIVPILLSGSRPNVRESWTAVAALAKFGIVASMVPGVLAGDTYVTDLGSFLPGARFALEADALGILFALLASFLWIVTSSYSIGYMRGLDEHGQTRYFAAFAASVSAAVGVAFASNLLVIFVFYELLTVATYPLVAHDETDEARSAARKYLAYTFGGGVAVLAGTALVYWLTGTVAFTPGGIEGLAAADPLFARLAFALLASGFGVKAALMPLHSWLPDAMVAPTPVSALLHAVAVVKSGVFGIARVVLDVFGPETVGDLGMGLPLAAVAAFTLVVASVIALRQDNLKRRLAFSTVSQLSYIVLGLAVLAPTSLVGGLLHIPAHGFMKITLFFAAGALHVETHTDDISDMAGIGRRMPLTMAAFAVAAAGMAGIPLVAGFVSKYFLLIGSISAGQTLFAVALLVSGVLNIAYFWPVVYTAFFESPEETDEKPLIGGPFGGRLSWGPAAVAEADADTDADTDAVADGGGDAYGHEGGHDHAGGWERRGWTGGESTWFMIAPILVTALGSVVLGIVPDGAVFLRIVRLIVAGATGVSV, encoded by the coding sequence ATGACCGAGATCACGTCACTCAGACCGCTCGCGGCCGTGCTCGTCTCCGCCGTCGCGATCGTCCCGATCCTGCTGTCCGGGAGCCGACCGAACGTCCGCGAGTCGTGGACCGCGGTCGCGGCGCTCGCGAAGTTCGGCATCGTCGCCAGCATGGTCCCCGGCGTGCTCGCCGGCGACACGTACGTCACGGACCTGGGATCGTTCCTCCCGGGGGCCCGCTTCGCGCTGGAGGCGGACGCGCTGGGGATCCTCTTTGCGCTGTTGGCGAGCTTCCTGTGGATCGTCACCAGCAGCTACAGCATCGGCTACATGCGCGGGCTCGACGAACACGGCCAGACCCGCTACTTCGCCGCCTTCGCCGCCAGCGTCTCGGCGGCGGTGGGCGTCGCGTTCGCGTCGAACCTGCTGGTGATCTTCGTGTTCTACGAGCTGCTCACCGTGGCGACGTACCCGCTCGTCGCCCACGACGAGACCGACGAGGCCCGCTCGGCCGCCCGCAAGTACCTCGCGTACACCTTCGGCGGCGGCGTCGCCGTGTTGGCGGGCACCGCGCTCGTCTACTGGCTCACCGGAACCGTCGCGTTCACCCCCGGCGGGATCGAGGGGCTCGCCGCCGCGGACCCGCTGTTCGCCCGGTTGGCGTTCGCGCTGCTGGCGTCCGGGTTCGGCGTGAAGGCCGCGCTGATGCCGCTTCACTCGTGGCTGCCGGACGCGATGGTGGCGCCGACGCCCGTCTCCGCGCTGTTGCACGCGGTGGCGGTCGTCAAGAGCGGCGTCTTCGGTATCGCGCGCGTCGTCCTCGACGTGTTCGGACCGGAGACGGTCGGGGACCTCGGGATGGGGCTCCCGCTTGCGGCGGTCGCCGCGTTCACGCTCGTGGTCGCGTCCGTCATCGCGCTCAGACAGGACAACCTCAAGCGAAGGCTCGCCTTCTCGACGGTGAGCCAACTGTCGTACATCGTGCTCGGGCTGGCGGTGTTGGCGCCCACATCGTTGGTTGGCGGCCTGCTGCACATCCCCGCGCACGGGTTCATGAAGATCACCCTGTTCTTCGCCGCCGGCGCGCTCCACGTCGAGACCCACACCGACGACATCTCCGACATGGCCGGGATCGGGCGACGGATGCCGCTGACGATGGCGGCCTTTGCCGTCGCGGCCGCCGGGATGGCCGGCATCCCGCTGGTCGCCGGCTTCGTGAGCAAGTACTTCCTGCTCATCGGGTCGATATCGGCGGGACAGACGCTGTTCGCGGTCGCGCTGCTCGTCTCGGGAGTGTTGAACATCGCCTACTTCTGGCCGGTCGTGTACACAGCGTTCTTCGAGTCGCCCGAGGAGACCGACGAGAAGCCGCTCATCGGGGGACCGTTCGGTGGCCGGCTGTCGTGGGGTCCCGCGGCCGTCGCCGAGGCTGATGCTGACACTGACGCCGATACCGACGCTGTCGCGGACGGCGGCGGGGACGCGTACGGCCACGAAGGCGGCCACGACCACGCCGGCGGCTGGGAGCGCCGCGGGTGGACCGGCGGCGAGTCGACGTGGTTCATGATCGCGCCGATCCTCGTCACCGCTCTGGGCTCGGTCGTCCTCGGGATCGTTCCCGACGGCGCGGTGTTCCTCAGGATCGTCCGGCTGATCGTCGCGGGCGCGACGGGGGTGAGCGTCTGA
- a CDS encoding Na(+)/H(+) antiporter subunit D, with product MAVDPLVPPFVFVLAAALVVPLLGRRGGHALGVLATAAVVPYVWLVPGGEHLPTLLFGFDAVLFNVDGFSRLMGVIFGFIGAVAVLYSWASGADERQTAFALGYVGTSLGAVFGGDWLTLILFWELMAVTSTLLVWHYGGRAVRAGFRYALLHGVGGTLLLGAIVWHYAAAGTFLFTGDGLAGVVAPVLAAVGIGVNVGFIGLHAWLPDTYPRPHIAASVFLCVFTTKTGVYGMFRAFPEGEIAIAYMGALMAVFGAGMALLQGDMRRLLSYHIQSQVGYMVAGVGLGGALATAGAFGHVFNHILYKSLLFMTVGVVIYRTGEEHLDDLGGLWRKLPLTAVAFLIAALSIAGFPGFNGFVSKGMVLGAAHKKHYDVIWYLLLAGGVGTFLSFIKLGYYVFLHGEYDGDVRPANVGQKVAMVAVAVPCVVLGVYPPALFAVLPDTGSYEYTTYTVSHVEEGLILAALGVVGFVILKKPLSKVGRVPDVDALYNRAGFYGTRALVVGVTELYAAVDRTVVAGSSAVAGAVRDPAAVAERSGVVRSLVEDESVASDEADDRISLRAGFGTSVLLVTALLIVALVLVV from the coding sequence GTGGCGGTCGACCCCCTGGTCCCGCCGTTCGTGTTCGTGCTGGCGGCCGCGCTCGTCGTCCCGCTGCTGGGCCGACGCGGGGGACACGCGCTGGGCGTGCTCGCGACCGCGGCGGTCGTGCCGTACGTGTGGCTCGTGCCCGGCGGCGAGCACCTCCCGACGCTTTTGTTCGGCTTCGACGCCGTCCTGTTCAACGTCGACGGCTTCTCGCGGCTGATGGGCGTTATCTTCGGCTTCATCGGCGCGGTCGCGGTGCTGTACTCGTGGGCCAGCGGCGCCGACGAGCGCCAGACCGCCTTCGCGCTGGGTTACGTCGGCACGAGCCTCGGCGCCGTCTTCGGCGGCGACTGGCTCACGTTGATCCTCTTCTGGGAGCTGATGGCCGTTACCAGCACGCTGCTGGTGTGGCACTACGGCGGCCGCGCGGTCCGGGCGGGCTTCCGGTACGCCCTGCTGCACGGCGTCGGCGGCACGCTCCTGCTGGGAGCGATCGTCTGGCACTACGCCGCGGCGGGGACGTTCCTGTTCACCGGCGACGGGCTCGCGGGCGTCGTCGCCCCCGTGCTCGCCGCGGTGGGGATCGGCGTCAACGTCGGCTTCATCGGGCTGCACGCGTGGCTGCCGGACACGTACCCCCGGCCACACATCGCCGCGAGCGTGTTCCTGTGCGTGTTCACGACCAAGACCGGCGTGTACGGCATGTTCCGCGCGTTCCCGGAGGGTGAGATCGCGATCGCGTACATGGGCGCGCTGATGGCCGTCTTCGGCGCCGGCATGGCGCTGCTGCAGGGCGACATGCGTCGGCTGCTCTCGTATCACATCCAGTCGCAGGTCGGATACATGGTCGCCGGCGTCGGCCTCGGCGGCGCGCTCGCGACGGCGGGTGCCTTCGGCCACGTGTTCAACCACATCCTCTACAAGAGCCTGCTGTTCATGACCGTCGGCGTCGTCATCTACCGCACCGGCGAGGAGCACCTGGACGACCTGGGCGGCCTCTGGCGAAAGCTGCCGCTCACCGCCGTCGCGTTCCTGATCGCGGCGCTGTCGATCGCCGGCTTCCCCGGGTTCAACGGCTTCGTCTCGAAGGGGATGGTGCTCGGGGCCGCACACAAGAAGCACTACGACGTCATCTGGTACCTGCTGCTCGCGGGGGGCGTCGGCACGTTCCTCTCGTTCATCAAGCTGGGCTACTACGTGTTCCTCCACGGCGAGTACGACGGCGACGTGCGGCCGGCGAACGTCGGCCAGAAGGTCGCCATGGTGGCCGTGGCGGTTCCGTGCGTCGTGCTCGGCGTCTACCCGCCCGCGCTGTTCGCGGTACTGCCCGACACGGGAAGCTACGAGTACACGACCTACACCGTCAGCCACGTCGAGGAGGGGCTGATCCTCGCGGCGCTCGGCGTGGTCGGCTTCGTGATCCTGAAGAAGCCGCTCTCGAAGGTGGGCCGCGTGCCCGACGTGGACGCTCTCTACAACCGCGCGGGCTTTTACGGCACCCGCGCGCTCGTCGTCGGTGTCACCGAGCTGTACGCCGCCGTCGACCGTACGGTCGTCGCCGGCTCGAGTGCCGTCGCGGGCGCCGTCCGCGACCCCGCGGCGGTCGCCGAACGGTCCGGCGTCGTCCGGTCGCTCGTCGAGGACGAAAGCGTCGCGAGCGACGAGGCGGACGACCGGATCAGCCTCCGGGCCGGGTTCGGGACGAGCGTCCTGCTCGTGACCGCGCTGCTCATCGTGGCGCTGGTGCTCGTGGTCTGA
- the hpt gene encoding hypoxanthine/guanine phosphoribosyltransferase: MDRLRQSLLEAPIIEKGEYQYFVHPISDGVPMLEPELLREIVIRIIRKAQIEDVDKIVTPAAMGIHISTALSLMTDIPLVVIRKREYGLDGEVALQQETGYSEGEMYINDVFEGDRVLVLDDVLSTGGTMKGILDALTHIGADVVDVVAVIKKAGPNKLDDTDHSVKTLINVTVEDGEVVVVDEYGDG; encoded by the coding sequence ATGGACCGCCTGCGCCAGTCCCTGCTGGAGGCGCCGATCATCGAGAAGGGCGAGTACCAGTACTTCGTCCACCCGATCAGCGACGGTGTTCCGATGCTGGAGCCCGAGCTCCTCCGGGAGATCGTCATCCGGATCATCCGGAAGGCCCAGATCGAGGACGTCGACAAGATCGTCACCCCCGCCGCGATGGGGATCCACATCTCCACCGCCCTGTCGCTGATGACCGACATCCCGCTGGTCGTCATCCGCAAGCGCGAGTACGGCCTCGACGGCGAGGTCGCGCTCCAGCAGGAGACGGGCTACTCCGAGGGCGAGATGTACATCAACGACGTGTTCGAGGGCGACCGCGTGCTCGTGCTCGACGACGTGCTCTCGACGGGCGGCACCATGAAGGGCATCCTCGACGCGCTCACCCACATCGGCGCCGACGTGGTCGACGTGGTCGCGGTGATCAAGAAGGCGGGCCCGAACAAGCTCGACGACACCGACCACTCGGTGAAGACGCTGATCAACGTCACCGTCGAGGACGGCGAGGTCGTCGTCGTCGACGAGTACGGCGACGGCTGA